A section of the Rhizobium sp. SSA_523 genome encodes:
- a CDS encoding alpha-hydroxy acid oxidase — MSKPLTIADLKSLARRRVPKMFFDYADSGSWTEGTYRANEADFSDVKLRQRVLVDMTDRSLKSTMIGEPVAMPVALAPTGLTGMQHADGEMLAAKAAEEFGVPFTLSTMSICSIEDVASVTTKPFWFQLYVMKDRDFIESLIDRAKRAGCSALVVTADLQILGQRHKDLRNGLSAPPKFTPKHIFQMATRPQWCLDMVRTKRHGFGNIVGHAKNVSDLSSLSVWTAEQFDPRLSWADIAWIKERWSGKLIIKGILDEEDALAAADTGADAIIVSNHGGRQLDGAPSSISMLPRIVRAVGDRIEVHLDGGIRSGQDVLKAVALGAKGTYIGRPFLYGLGAMGKEGVELALSIIAKEMDITMALCGKRDINSVDRSVIAHSPF; from the coding sequence ATGTCCAAGCCACTGACCATTGCCGACCTGAAATCGCTTGCCCGCCGCCGGGTGCCGAAAATGTTCTTCGATTATGCCGATAGCGGCTCCTGGACAGAAGGCACGTACCGCGCGAACGAAGCGGATTTTTCAGACGTCAAGCTGCGTCAGCGCGTGCTGGTGGACATGACGGACCGCTCGCTGAAGTCGACGATGATCGGCGAGCCGGTCGCCATGCCTGTGGCTTTGGCGCCAACGGGCCTGACCGGCATGCAGCACGCCGATGGCGAAATGCTGGCGGCCAAGGCGGCGGAAGAATTCGGCGTGCCCTTCACGCTTTCCACGATGAGCATCTGCTCGATCGAGGATGTCGCCTCCGTCACCACAAAGCCCTTCTGGTTCCAGCTCTACGTGATGAAGGACCGGGACTTCATCGAAAGCCTGATCGACCGCGCCAAGCGGGCCGGCTGCTCGGCGCTGGTGGTGACTGCCGACCTGCAGATCCTCGGCCAGCGTCACAAGGACCTGCGCAACGGGCTTTCGGCACCGCCGAAATTCACGCCCAAGCACATTTTCCAGATGGCGACGCGGCCGCAATGGTGCCTCGACATGGTCCGCACAAAGCGGCATGGCTTCGGCAATATCGTCGGCCATGCCAAGAATGTCTCGGACCTCTCCTCGCTCAGTGTCTGGACCGCCGAACAATTCGATCCGCGGCTGTCCTGGGCCGATATCGCCTGGATCAAGGAGCGCTGGAGCGGCAAGCTGATCATCAAGGGCATATTGGACGAGGAGGATGCGCTCGCCGCCGCCGATACGGGTGCGGATGCGATCATCGTCTCCAACCACGGCGGGCGCCAGCTGGACGGCGCGCCCTCTTCGATCAGCATGCTGCCGAGGATCGTGCGGGCGGTCGGCGATCGGATCGAGGTGCATCTGGATGGCGGCATCCGTTCCGGCCAGGATGTGCTGAAGGCCGTGGCGCTGGGCGCCAAGGGCACCTATATCGGCCGGCCCTTCCTCTACGGCCTCGGCGCCATGGGCAAGGAAGGTGTCGAACTGGCACTCTCCATCATTGCCAAGGAGATGGACATCACGATGGCGCTGTGCGGCAAGCGGGATATCAACAGCGTGGACCGCAGCGTGATCGCCCATAGCCCTTTTTGA
- the uraH gene encoding hydroxyisourate hydrolase: MTGLTTHVLDTALGKPAEGLVIDLFLLTGKDREHLKTVITNADGRVDGGPILIGETFRTGTYELVFHAGDYLRRSGAALAEPAFLDVIPIRFGIADESGHYHVPLLISPYGYSTYRGS, from the coding sequence ATGACCGGACTGACCACCCATGTTCTCGATACCGCCCTCGGCAAGCCGGCGGAGGGTCTCGTTATCGATCTCTTCCTGCTGACCGGCAAAGACCGCGAGCACCTGAAGACGGTGATCACCAATGCCGATGGCCGGGTGGATGGCGGGCCGATCCTGATCGGCGAGACGTTCAGGACGGGCACCTACGAACTGGTGTTCCACGCCGGCGACTATCTGCGACGCAGCGGCGCCGCGCTTGCGGAGCCTGCCTTCCTCGATGTGATCCCCATCCGCTTCGGCATTGCCGACGAGAGCGGGCATTATCATGTGCCGCTGCTGATCTCGCCTTATGGCTATTCCACCTATCGCGGCAGCTGA
- a CDS encoding ureidoglycolate lyase encodes MPKTLPIRPLTRDAFLPFGQVIEADPSSMKLINGGNTERFHGLAEAEAKGEGARVILNIFRGQPRAFPYELTMMERHPFGSQSFSPLNGRPYLVVVSEDEKGSPGTPQVFLARGDQGVNYRANVWHHPLMTIGAASDFLVVDRDGPGNNLEEHFFDEAFVINAPILSE; translated from the coding sequence ATGCCCAAGACACTTCCTATCCGTCCGCTGACGCGTGACGCTTTCCTTCCCTTCGGCCAGGTGATCGAGGCGGACCCATCCTCCATGAAGCTCATCAATGGCGGCAATACGGAGCGGTTTCATGGTCTGGCGGAAGCGGAGGCGAAAGGCGAGGGCGCGCGCGTCATCCTCAACATCTTTCGCGGCCAGCCGCGTGCCTTCCCCTACGAGCTCACGATGATGGAGCGCCACCCCTTCGGCAGCCAGAGTTTTTCGCCGCTGAACGGTCGGCCTTATCTCGTGGTCGTGTCGGAGGATGAGAAGGGCTCTCCCGGGACACCGCAGGTGTTTCTGGCGCGCGGCGATCAGGGCGTGAACTACCGCGCCAATGTCTGGCACCACCCGCTGATGACGATCGGCGCGGCCAGCGATTTTCTGGTTGTCGACCGCGACGGGCCGGGCAACAATCTGGAAGAGCATTTCTTCGACGAAGCCTTCGTCATCAATGCGCCCATTCTCAGCGAGTAG
- a CDS encoding HepT-like ribonuclease domain-containing protein, with product MTLDRSRLLDHIERMEDAAQQATDFVIGLDKSQFLTDPKSQMAVSMALVILGEAVTRILKLHPHIAEDHPEIPWMKIKSMRNLVAHDYFELEFEVVWKTVHEDLPQLLSQLRALRQIRAQGE from the coding sequence ATGACGCTTGATCGTAGCCGCCTTCTCGATCACATCGAGCGAATGGAAGATGCCGCGCAACAGGCAACGGACTTCGTGATCGGCTTGGACAAATCCCAGTTTCTGACCGATCCGAAAAGCCAGATGGCGGTTTCCATGGCCTTGGTCATTCTGGGAGAAGCTGTCACCCGCATTCTGAAGCTCCATCCTCATATTGCAGAGGATCATCCAGAAATTCCGTGGATGAAGATCAAGAGTATGCGTAACCTCGTGGCCCATGATTATTTCGAATTGGAATTCGAGGTCGTTTGGAAGACGGTGCATGAGGATCTCCCGCAACTTCTCTCCCAGCTTCGCGCTCTGCGCCAGATCCGCGCCCAAGGTGAATGA
- a CDS encoding nucleotidyltransferase family protein encodes MRPSDVLEKNRDRIRQLVAQHHTANARVFGSVARGEDREDSDLDILVDTLEETTLFDLGGLQHDLESLLQMRVDLATSRGLRPRVRDRVLAEAVAI; translated from the coding sequence ATGCGCCCGTCGGACGTGCTGGAAAAGAACAGGGACCGTATTCGCCAACTCGTGGCGCAGCACCACACTGCCAATGCACGTGTGTTCGGTTCTGTCGCCCGTGGAGAGGATCGGGAGGACAGCGACCTCGACATTCTGGTCGATACGCTAGAGGAGACGACCCTTTTTGATCTCGGCGGCTTGCAGCATGATCTGGAAAGTCTGCTGCAGATGCGTGTCGATCTCGCCACCAGCAGGGGGCTGCGACCGAGGGTCAGAGACCGTGTTCTGGCCGAGGCCGTTGCTATATGA
- the uraD gene encoding 2-oxo-4-hydroxy-4-carboxy-5-ureidoimidazoline decarboxylase, which yields MQRTEFVDRFGGVFEHSPFIAERAYDDDLVRGEALNVERVHAALVAVFRVASQEERLGVLRAHPDLAGKLAIAGELTEDSRKEQAGAGLDRLSPEEHARFTELNTAYVDKFGFPFIIAVKGLTKDDILQAFEQRIHNSREDEFSTACGQVERIALLRLQSMLPPA from the coding sequence ATGCAACGGACCGAATTTGTCGACCGCTTCGGCGGCGTCTTCGAACATTCCCCCTTCATCGCCGAGCGCGCCTATGACGATGATCTGGTGCGCGGCGAGGCGCTGAATGTCGAGCGGGTGCATGCCGCCCTCGTCGCCGTGTTTCGGGTGGCCAGCCAGGAGGAGAGGCTCGGCGTGCTGCGCGCTCATCCGGATCTTGCCGGAAAGCTCGCCATTGCCGGCGAACTGACCGAAGACAGCCGCAAGGAACAGGCCGGTGCCGGGCTTGACCGGCTGAGCCCGGAGGAGCACGCCCGCTTCACCGAACTCAACACCGCCTATGTGGATAAGTTCGGCTTTCCCTTCATCATCGCGGTCAAGGGGCTGACCAAGGACGATATCCTGCAGGCCTTCGAACAGCGCATCCACAACAGCCGCGAAGACGAGTTCTCGACCGCCTGCGGGCAGGTGGAGCGCATTGCGCTGCTGCGGCTGCAAAGCATGCTGCCCCCGGCGTGA
- the puuE gene encoding allantoinase PuuE has translation MVAASYPRNLVGYGRSTPDPQWPGGAHLAVQFVINYEEGGESSILDGDPASENLLSEIVGAAPWPGQRNLNMESIYEYGSRAGFWRLHRLFTQLGVPCTVYGVTLAMLRNPDAVAAMNEAGWEIASHGYRWHEYKDYPEEIERQHILDAVRLHAELAGERPYGMYQGKPSVNTLRLVQEEGGFLYSSDSYADDLPYWVKGVDGRPFLIIPYTLDANDMRFATPQGFNAGDQFYTYLKDTFDTLYQEGKDGAPKMMSIGLHCRLVGRPGRIAALKRFMEYVLGHEKVWIAKRIEIAHHWHRHHQPDGL, from the coding sequence ATGGTGGCAGCTTCCTATCCGCGCAATCTCGTTGGCTATGGCCGCTCGACCCCGGATCCGCAATGGCCGGGCGGGGCGCATCTGGCGGTGCAATTCGTCATCAATTACGAGGAGGGCGGCGAAAGCTCGATCCTCGATGGCGATCCGGCCTCGGAAAACCTTCTGTCGGAAATCGTCGGCGCCGCCCCCTGGCCGGGGCAGCGCAACCTCAACATGGAATCGATCTACGAATATGGATCGCGCGCCGGCTTCTGGCGCCTGCACCGCCTGTTCACCCAGCTGGGCGTGCCCTGCACCGTCTACGGCGTGACGCTTGCAATGCTGCGCAATCCGGATGCGGTGGCGGCCATGAACGAAGCGGGCTGGGAGATCGCCAGCCATGGCTATCGCTGGCATGAATACAAGGATTATCCGGAAGAGATCGAACGCCAGCATATTCTCGATGCGGTACGGCTTCACGCCGAACTTGCCGGCGAGCGCCCCTATGGCATGTATCAGGGCAAACCCTCGGTCAATACGCTTCGGCTGGTTCAGGAGGAAGGCGGTTTCCTCTACTCCTCCGACAGTTATGCCGATGACCTGCCCTATTGGGTGAAGGGAGTGGATGGCCGGCCCTTCCTGATCATTCCCTATACGCTGGATGCCAATGACATGCGATTTGCCACGCCGCAGGGTTTCAATGCGGGCGACCAGTTCTATACTTACCTCAAGGACACGTTCGATACGCTCTATCAGGAGGGCAAGGATGGCGCGCCCAAGATGATGTCCATCGGCCTGCATTGTCGTCTCGTCGGGCGTCCGGGCCGGATCGCCGCGCTGAAGCGCTTCATGGAATATGTGCTGGGCCATGAAAAGGTGTGGATCGCGAAACGGATCGAGATCGCCCATCATTGGCACCGGCATCACCAACCGGATGGGCTGTGA